The window TCCGAACCGACTGCGCGGGCACGGTGAACGGTTGCATATCCGGATTGGCGGGGCGGAATTCGATATGTTTCCCGTGCGGATAATACCGCTTGACGGTTGCCTCGTCGCCGATAAGCGCCACGACGATATCACCCGGTTTCGGCGGCCGTTCCTGATCGACCACAATGATATCCCCGTCGAGAATGCCGGCTTCGATCATGCTGTCGCCGTTTACGCGCAGGCAATAGGCCTTGCGTCCGGCGAGTTCCCGCGACACCGGCACATGGCCCTCGATATTTTCCTGGGCCAGCAGCGGCTGGCCCGCGGCAATTCGGCCCAGAAGCGGCAACACGCCCGGCGCGCTTTCATACAGGCCCGCCGCGGCGCAATCCTTTACGCGTATCCCCCGCGCTTTCGACGAACGTTCGATATAGCCTTTGCGTTCCAAGGCCGCGAGATGGTCGTTCACGCCGTTGAGCGATGCAATCCCGAATTTATCGCCGATTTCCGCCAGGGTCGGCGGGAAGCCGCGATCCCGGATGGACGCCACGATAAAATGCAGGAT of the Candidatus Hydrogenedentota bacterium genome contains:
- the lexA gene encoding transcriptional repressor LexA, which encodes MAHGLTRRQAAILHFIVASIRDRGFPPTLAEIGDKFGIASLNGVNDHLAALERKGYIERSSKARGIRVKDCAAAGLYESAPGVLPLLGRIAAGQPLLAQENIEGHVPVSRELAGRKAYCLRVNGDSMIEAGILDGDIIVVDQERPPKPGDIVVALIGDEATVKRYYPHGKHIEFRPANPDMQPFTVPAQSVRMQGVVVALQRAIA